From the genome of Grus americana isolate bGruAme1 chromosome 9, bGruAme1.mat, whole genome shotgun sequence, one region includes:
- the MELTF gene encoding melanotransferrin isoform X1, with the protein MKSSRNVFCLLFFHAALSLERVRWCTVSEQELSKCNDMSKAFGGAGIRPPLECTKGGSAANCTQMIKDDLADAVTLDGRLIYQAGKEHGLKPVAAEVYDQEIGTSYYAVAVVRKSSNITIHSLRGVSSCHTGINRTAGWDVPVGYLVDSGHLAAMGCDLPKAVSDYFSASCVPGANGANYPTSLCQLCKGDSAGQNKCAQSSQERYYDYSGAFRCLAESAGEVAFVKHNTVPENTDGRSLSSWAQQLRSQDFQLLCRNGSTADVTEWRTCHLARIPARAVVVRPDTDGTVVFQLLNQGQQRFNGVGTTFQMFDSAAYDAQNLLFRDSTTELVAVTAQNYQAWLGDEYLHAMEALSCNPNTLPESLNWCVVSTEEIWKCGEMAVAFKKKNLKPAIQCISAQTKEQCMELIQKKESDVVVLGGADIYTAGKTYGLVPAAGESYSADDNSNAYYAVVLVKRNPSNAFTISDLKGKKSCHTGLGRTAGWNIPVGILIKRGIIKTRDCNIPQAVSEFFSASCVPSAKQDNYPSKLCQLCIGDDSGNNKCSASTQERYYSYSGAFRCLAQDSGDVAFVKHSTVFENTDGKNTDSWAQNLKSSDFQLLCPNGARAEVNQFAECHLARVPAQAIMVHPDISRFALYGLLDKAQVYFGNSSNGNGFKMFDSSTFQGKNLIFKDSAVEIVPVEERRTYAEWLGNEYIESLEGMQTPQCSGAGNKIRQYLLMTTVLPLLILCQIQGLD; encoded by the exons GATGATTTGGCAGATGCAGTGACACTGGATGGTCGTTTGATTTACCAGGCTGGAAAGGAGCATGGTCTGAAACCTGTGGCTGCGGAAGTATATGATCAAG AGATTGGAACTTCCTATTACGCCGTGGCTGTGGTAAGGAAGAGCTCCAACATCACCATCCACAGCCTGAGGGGAGTCAGTTCATGTCACACAGGCATCAACAGAACTGCAGGCTGGGATGTGCCAGTGGGTTATCTAGTTGACAGCGGGCACCTGGCAGCAATGGGATGTGACCTTCCGAAAG CTGTAAGTGATTATTTCAGTGCAAGCTGTGTTCCTGGAGCAAATGGCGCAAACTATCCAACGTCCCTCTGTCAGCTCTGCAAAGGGGACTCAGCTGGGCAGAACAAATGTGCACAAAGTTCCCAAGAGCGATACTATGACTACAGTGGGGCTTTCAG GTGTTTGGCTGAAAGTGCTGGAGAAGTCGCTTTTGTGAAGCACAACACAGTGCCTGAAAATACAGATG GAAGAAGTCTTTCTTCGTGGGCCCAGCAGCTTCGCTCCCAGGACTTCCAGCTTCTGTGCCGCAACGGCAGCACAGCTGATGTGACGGAGTGGAGAACCTGCCACCTGGCCCGAATCCCAGCTCGTGCTGTGGTCGTGCGGCCTGACACAGATGGAACAGTTGTCTTCCAGCTCCTGAACCAGGGACAA CAAAGATTTAATGGGGTAGGCACCACATTTCAGATGTTTGACTCTGCAGCCTACGATGCCCAGAATCTTCTGTTCAGAGACTCCACCACAGAGCTTGTTGCAGTCACAGCGCAGAATTACCAAGCATGGCTGGGTGATGAGTATCTTCATGCCATGGAAGCCCTGAGCTGCAACCCCAACA CGTTGCCAGAAAGTCTGAACTGGTGTGTTGTATCCACCGAGGAGATTTGGAAATGTGGTGAAATGGCCGTtgcctttaagaaaaagaatctgaaaCCAGCAATTCAGTGTATTTCAGCCCAGACAAAGGAACAGTGCATGGAGCTGATCCAG aaaaaggaaagtgatgTTGTAGTTCTGGGTGGAGCTGATATTTACACAGCTGGGAAGACATATGGCCTTGTaccagctgctggagaaagTTACTCTG CTGATGACAACAGCAATGCATACTACGCTGTGGTATTAGTGAAACGAAATCCGTCCAACGCATTCACCATCAGTGACCTGAAAGGGAAGAAGTCCTGCCACACAGGACTGGGGAGAACCGCTGGGTGGAATATCCCCGTTGGTATACTAATTAAGAGGGGCATTATTAAGACCAGAGACTGTAATATTCCTCAAG CGGTGAGTGAGTTTTTCTCTGCCAGTTGCGTACCTTCAGCTAAGCAGGACAATTACCCATCAAAACTCTGTCAACTCTGTATTGGAGATGATAGTGGAAACAATAAATGCAGTGCAAGCACCCAAGAACGTTATTACAGCTACAGTGGAGCTTTCAG GTGCCTGGCACAGGACTCTGGGGATGTGGCCTTTGTGAAGCACTCGACAGTGTTTGAGAACACAGATG gTAAGAATACTGATAGTTGGGCCCAAAACTTGAAGTCCAGTGATTTCCAGTTACTGTGTCCAAATGGTGCCCGTGCTGAAGTCAACCAGTTTGCTGAGTGTCACCTGGCTCGGGTGCCAGCTCAGGCCATTATGGTTCACCCAGACATCAGCCGTTTTGCTCTGTATGGACTGCTGGACAAAGCCCAG gTCTACTTTGGAAATAGCAGCAATGGAAATGGATTCAAAATGTTCGATTCTTCaacttttcaaggaaaaaactTGATCTTTAAGGATTCTGCTGTTGAGATTGTGCCAGTAGAAGAGAGGAGGACATATGCAGAATGGCTGGGGAATGAATATATTGAGTCCCTTGAAGGGATGCAAACGCCACAGTGCTCTGGGGCAGGTAATAAGATAAGACAATACCTACTCATGACTactgtccttcctcttcttaTTTTATGTCAGATACAAGGCTTGGACTAG